Proteins encoded within one genomic window of Bacillus sp. SM2101:
- a CDS encoding GNAT family N-acetyltransferase, translating into MNIRILAESDAPIYQEFRLKALQTNPEEFGSTYEREVQFSTDTVVERIKPSKDKFVLGSFDNDGSLFGTVTFIREINVKTAHKGNVFGMCVAPEVRGQGIGKALILELIKKAKGCEGLEQINLTVEHNNNNAKNLYESVGFKIYGTELKSLKFNGQYFDEDLMVFVL; encoded by the coding sequence ATGAATATTCGTATTTTGGCTGAGTCTGATGCTCCTATCTATCAAGAATTTAGATTAAAAGCCTTACAAACTAATCCTGAAGAGTTTGGTTCAACATATGAAAGAGAAGTCCAATTTTCAACCGATACCGTTGTAGAGCGAATAAAACCATCTAAAGACAAGTTTGTTTTAGGCTCTTTTGATAATGATGGTTCATTATTTGGAACTGTTACTTTTATTCGTGAAATTAATGTTAAAACTGCTCATAAAGGAAATGTTTTTGGCATGTGTGTAGCTCCCGAGGTTAGAGGGCAAGGTATCGGAAAAGCACTTATTTTGGAACTTATAAAAAAGGCAAAAGGGTGTGAAGGATTAGAACAAATCAATTTAACCGTAGAACATAATAACAACAATGCTAAAAATTTATATGAATCTGTTGGATTTAAAATTTATGGAACAGAGCTTAAATCATTAAAGTTTAATGGTCAATACTTTGATGAAGATTTAATGGTATTTGTTTTATAA